From Triticum urartu cultivar G1812 unplaced genomic scaffold, Tu2.1 TuUngrouped_contig_10453, whole genome shotgun sequence, the proteins below share one genomic window:
- the LOC125526551 gene encoding uncharacterized protein LOC125526551: MESDDHGRVARRHEMWFSAPVGVVHERVGDDGINAVHSGSCRGALWWPLWYSSVAGQVRFAFPLLVVNLSTSFITSVLLSCSLVTRQVQSAEQTLFSKREEEGDLGSCPRAVSGDAPMRCGAHVHVVHRPCV; the protein is encoded by the exons ATGGAG TCCGACGACCACGGACGTGTAGCTCGCAGGCATGAGATGTGGTTCAGTGCTCCTGTGGGTGTAGTTCATGAGCGCGTCGGCGACGATGGCATCAACGCAGTGCACTCCGGTAGTTGCCGTGGTGCACTCTGGTGGCCGTTGTGGTACAGCTCAGTGGCTGGCCAGGTGAGGTTTGCTTTTCCTCTGCTTGTGGTTAATCTAAGCACGAGCTTCATCACCTCGGTGCTTTTGTCGTGTAGCTTGGTGACGCGACAGGTGCAGTCAGCTGAGCAGACACTCTTCTCCAAGCGAGAAGAGGAGGGCGATCTTGGTTCCTGTCCACGTGCAGTTTCAGGCGATGCGCCCATGCGGTGCGGAGCACATGTGCATGTAGTCCATCGGCCATGCGTGTAG